In Leuconostoc kimchii IMSNU 11154, the DNA window ACACCAGATTTTTTTGCAACAAAAAAGTGACCAAACTCGTGTACGGTGACTAGCACACCAAAAACAAATATAAAAGCTACGATTGCGGTTAAATTCATTGATTTTATCCTAACATTTCTAGTAGGGCCATTAAAGGCATAACAATTAGCATTGAATCAAAACGATCCAAAATACCACCATGGCCTGGTAAAATATTTCCAGAATCCTTAACACCATAATGCCGCTTAAATCCTGACTCAATAAGATCACCGAATTGTCCAGCAATTGACAATAGAATCGCAATACCTAATAATTCAAAAAGATTATAATTTGGTAACCATCCGAAAAGTGAAAATAACGTTGGAACTACAAGAACCGCAACGACACTACCACCAATAGATCCTTCCCAAGTTTTGTTGGGACTAATCTTTGGTGCCAACTTGTGTTTACCAATTGCACGACCAACAATGTAAGCACCCGAGTCAGTGATCCAAACAATCAACATACCAAACATCACTGTTGCCAAGCCAACACCACGGGCTTGATAAAAGTAATGAAACCCTGTGCCAATATATAGCATGGCTAGCATAAGTGCCCCTGCATCATCAAAATTAAAGTGGTTACGCACAATGACTGTATTGAGCAACATCAGAAAAGCAAGTATATAAAATACGACGTGTGCACTCTTTATGAATGGTATACCATGCCAAAAACTATTTGGCAATATCATTGCAATAACACCAATAAAACTGATAAATGCCTCAGTTGAAACAAAAAAGCTATGTTTCATCCGTAAAATCTCACCGACGGCAACAACACCCATCATTAATGTGAGAATTAGCAAAGGTAATTTACCGATAACTAATAGCGGTACAAAAATAATTAAAGCTACAATAGCTGTTATAACACGCACTTTCATGTCTTAGGACTCGCTTTCGTATTTATCTAAACCACCAAATCGACGATCACGTGACGTGAAGGCGGTAATAGCCTGTAACAAATCATCTGCCGTAAAATCAGGCCATAGCACATCTGTAAAATAAAGCTCTGCATAGGCTGATTGATAGGGCATAAAATTACTTAAACGTAATTCCCCCGATGTACGAATCATTAAATCAGGCGCGGCCAGTTTTCCTAAACTAGCTGTTTGCAAGGCTTCCGAAAACAAGTCCCCGTTGATATCATTTGGTGAAATATCACCATCCGCAACTTGTTGTGCCAGCTTTTTTGTAGCTTCGACAATTTCTATTTGTCCACCATAATTTAAGGCAAAATTTAGGATCATGCCAGATCCTTGAGATGTTTGTACTATGGCATTTTGAACCGCATGACGCGTACTTTTTGGTAATTCATCAATGTTACCAATGATTTGAACACGAATATTGTTTTTAATTAAATCTGGTACAAACTCTGAAAAAAAATCGACAGGTAATTGCATCAAAAAATTGACCTCATCGTTTGGCCTTGACCAATTTTCAGTAGAAAAAGCGTATAATGTTAATACTTTCACACCCAAATTACTGGCTGCAGTCGCGATTTTTTTAACCGTATTCATACCTGTTTTATGACCAGCAACACGTGGCATTAAGCGCCGCTTTGCCCAGCGACCATTACCGTCCATAATGATTGCAATATGATCTGGTATTTTAAGTTGCGCATTAGCGACACTAACATTTGTTTTCGGTTTAAAAAGTGCCAAGATAGGCCCCCTCCTTCATGCATCAAAGCGCATTGGTATCTAGTATATTTTACCAGATGTTAGGCCTAGGTACAAAAAAACGTGATAGAATCTCTCTAATCACGTTTAAAATTACTGCACAGTGACTGACTTTGCCAAATTTCTTGGTCGATCAACATCAAGATGGCGATCTAATGTTGCATAGTAAGCAATTAATTGTGCAGGTATTACTGCAAGTAACGGCATTAATAATTCATTAACATCAGGGATTATATAGGCATCACCTGTTTTAGCTAGTGACTTGCTAGCAATAACGATCGTATTAGCACCTCGGGCTGCAACTTGTGCAATTTCACCACGAACTAATCCTGCCGTTTTTGATTGTGTGAGCAGTGCAAGGACTGGTGTATTCTCCTCGATTAATGAAATTGTGCCATGTTTTAACTCACCCGCTGCAAAACCTTCCGTCTGAACATAAGAAATTTCTTTCAATTTGAGTGCAGCTTCAACAGCTACTGCAGCATCTAAACCACGACCAATATAAAAAGCTGAACGACGATTTTGCAATGCTTGCTCCGCAATGTCCTTAAATGACTCTTTTTGGTCAATAATCACTTGCATTTCTACGGCAACTTTGGCTAATTCGTTTTTCAAATCAAGACCACTTTGACCCACTGCATGTGCCAAAATTGCCTCAACAATAATTTGTGCTGTATATGCTTTTGTTGAGGCAACGGCAATTTCTGGACCAGCTAACAATGGCAACGCAAAATCTGCTTCACGTGTTAATGTTGAATTCATCACATTAGCAATAGTCAACGAAGGATAGCCCTGTTTAACAACATTGTCTAATACTTCCCGTGAATCAGCTGTTTCACCTGATTGACTCAAGAAAATGAAGAATGGTTTCTGACTCAGCAAAGGTTGATCATAAGCAAATTCTGATGAAATATGCACTTCTGTGGGTATACCAGTCCATTGTTCAAAATAGCGTTTCCCAACAAGGCCTGCATGGTATGAGGTGCCCGCGGCAACAATGTACAAACGATCTGAACTTTGGATAGCTTCAATTATTGAAGCATCAATATTTTGAATATTTGCCTCATCATCAAAATAATGTTGTGATAATGTGTGCGCGACAATAACTTGCTCATCAATTTCCTTCAACATGTAGTAAGGATAAACACCCTTATCTGTTTCAGAAGCATTGATATCTAAATGAAATGCATCACGTGTCAACTTTTGACCTTGCGCATCAAACAAACGCACTTGATTTTGATCTACGATTGCTACTTCACCATCCATCAATTCAATAAAGTCTTGTGTGACATCAAGCATTGCAGCAGCATCTGATGTCACAACATTCCCTTGGTCAGATACACCGATTAACAGTGGTGACTTTTTCTTTGCAGCATACATTAGAGTTGGCGTTTCACGATCCATTAACAAAAAACCATAAGCAGAATTATCATCAAGCAAAGAAATCATTTTTCGCAAGGCATCAAATGTAGACACCCCATCTTCTTTTGAAAATTTATCAATCAATTGAACGGCAACTTCAGTGTCAGTTTCAGACTGTAGCTTGACCCCTTGTAAATAAGTATCACGTAATTCATCATAGTTTTCAATAACACCATTATGAACCAGATAAAAGCGACCATCTTCAGACATATGGGGATGCGCATTCTCAACTGAAACGCCACCATGAGTTGCCCAACGTGTATGTGCGATACCAGCTGTTCCGGTAATGTTTTTACCTTTGGTCGCTGCTTCTAACATTGAAACACGCCCTTTTTCTTTAACTAAAAAGTCTCCGGCATCGCCACCATTAACATAAACACCTGCTGAATCATAACCACGATACTCTAATTTTTCTAGTCCTTTTAGTAAGCTTGGTAACACCTGATTCAATCCTGTAGCACCAACAATTCCACACATATATATCATCCTTTTTTTAATTGGTTATGTTTATAAATTAATCTAACACCCAATATTTTAAAGCATACAGCCACCTTTGTCAACAATATAAAATAATTGGTATAGTTACGATTATAAGTTTTAAATGAGATATATTTGAAATTTATTCATCGTTTATTTTATCAGTTGTGGTAAACTATTAAAAAATTGAAAGTGAGCTTTATTGTGATACAAAACGTGACATGGCATATTATTAATGCCAAAATTTTAGATGTCTTTAATCTACGATTCGATGATACGGAACTATGGATTGATAAAAATCAAATTATTTACCGTGGTCATAGGTCAGATCTAAGTGCCATACACACATTTGATGCTCAAGGACAATATATCGTCCCTGGATTAATCGATGCGCACGTTCACATCGAAAGTTCTCTACTCGCACCCAGCGAATTCGGTAAACTCGTGTTATCTCATGGTATTACACGTATCTTTGCTGACCCACATGAAATTGCGAGTGTCTCTGGGGTTTCAGGAATCCAGTACATGCTAGAAGATGCGCGTCAATCGCCGTTACACATTCACTATATGTTACCCTCTTCGGTACCAGCCACACCATTTGAACACGCTGGTGCTACCTTACATGCAGATGCGCTCAAACCTTTTTATAGTGTGCCAGAAGTTAATGGTTTGGCGGAAGTAATGGATTTTCCTGCGGTATTTAATGAAGATGAAGATATGCATCAAAAAATTGTTGATGCCCAATCTGCTGGCAAACACGTTGATGGTCATGCTTCCGGTTTATCACGTCAACAGCTTGCCAGTTATCGTAAATACGGTATTGATACAGATCATGAGAGTGAAAATGCGCAACAGGCACTTGAACGCTTAAATGCAGGATTTTCAGTTTTTGTACGAGAAGGTACTGTAGAGCGTGACGAAATTGCTATTTTACCGGCAATTCATACAGCTAACCAGTCACATTTTTCATTTGCCACTGACGATAAAACAGCAAATGATATTCAAAATGAGGGATCCATTGATTTTAGCGTCAAATTAGCTATTAAACATGGCATGGAACCAGCTATGGCATTTACAATCAGTAGTTACAATGCTGCACAAGCGCAACATATACAAAATGTTGGCGCTCTGACAGATGGCTTTGTGGCTGACTTAGTAGTTATCGACAAACTAACTGATTTTACTGTCCAAAAAACAATGGTTAATGGTGAATGGTATACAGCTCCTGAAACCACAGTAACCCCCTTGGCTAACCAGCAACTTAATTTTTCTCTTAGTGCAGCAGACCTCACTTTACCCATCGATGCAACCAAACCCGCTCACGTCATTAATATTATGCCGCACCATATTACAACAGAGCATTTAGTGGAACACGTCCCTACAGTTGATAATCTTTTTACACCCGATGACATTTATGCTAAAATAATTGTTGCAGAACGCTACCATGATCTGGGACACGGTATTGGCATTATCAAGGGATTTGGTCTCAAGTCAGGCGCAATTGCATCAACGATTGCTCATGATTCTCACAATGTCATTATTGCAGGAACCAATGATGCAGATATTATTTTAGCAGCCGATACATTACGTGAAATTGGCGGTGGCCAGGTTGTCGTGAATAACGGAGAAATCACCAAACTTCCCTTGGCTATTGGCGGTTTGATGTCTGATCAGTCATTCCAACATGTCATTAAGGCTAATAAAACATTACAACAAGCTTTTTCTAATATGAGTGATATTTCCTATGATCCTTTTCTAACGCTGTCATTTATGGCCCTACCTGTTATTCCTAGTCTAAAAATAACGGACCAAGGCTTATTCGATTTCAATCGTTTTTCATTCATACAAATTCAGGATTAATTATGCAAACACTTAGTATCTCTCCAGAAAAATTACTCACAGTTTTAATTGGTAAACCGATCGATATTGCTATTGATTATACCGGTTTGCTACTACTCGCGGCTGAAAAAAATACCAAAAATAACTTACCTTCTGAAATGGCTGGCGCCATTGTTTACTATGATAATCAAACAATTACCTTTGTTTCTCTTGTACACCCAATCAGCATACCAACAAAATTAGGTTTATTTACCACAATAGACACAAAAATCCATCGTGAACCTTATAATTGGTTTGGACCACAGTCTTTAGTCATTGAAAAAAAATTAGCCGATTTTTCTAAAAATTATAATGGTCCGATCACCGAGACAGGCGATATTCCTCGTGGCCTTATCCCAAATAATATTGCTGAACCGGCTATTTTATCTGATCGTTACTGGCTGGATTACACAAAGTTTGTTAACGATCCTAGTGGCCTTTTCGCCAGTCAAATTAAACCATTATTTAAAAAAACAAAAATAAAAAGTCGTTCTTGAGAAACATATGTTTCTCAAGAACGACTTTTTAATTAAAACCAATTGATTAACTAATCATGCTCAACGCCTGAACTACCGTCACTAATATTCACACGACGTGGACGTGAACCGTCTGCTGGACCAATATAACCACCCGCCTCTAAATCATCAATCAAGCGTGCAGCACGATTGTATCCAATACGAAACCGTCGCTGAAGCAAAGATGTGGATGCTTTCTGTTGCTCAACGATAAATTGAATTGCTTCTTGAAACAATTCATCTTCGCTGTCACCTTGACTAGCATTTTCGCTAGTATCTTGCGCAATTTCGTCATCAGTCACAGTCATCGCCTCTGAATATTGCGCTTCCTGTTGCGCCTTAACAAATTCCACCACATTAGTGACATCTGTATTACTAATAAATGCGCCTTGTACACGTTGTGTCGGTTTGCCTGGCGGTGCAAAAATCATATCTCCCTTACCTAACAATTTTTCGGCCCCATTACTATCCAAAATTGTGCGTGAATCAATACCAGAGGCTGTTCTAAATGCTATACGTCCAGGAATATTGCTTTTAATGGTACCATTAATAACTTTAACATCTGGCCTTTGTGTTGCTAAAATCATATGAATACCAGCTGCACGTGCTTTTGCCCCCAAACGTGCAATTGACACTTCAATCTCAGAACCCACCGTACTCATCAGATCGGCGAATTCATCAACAATAGCCACAATATAAGGCATTTTTTGCATAATTGAGGCACCAGATGTTTTTGCCTCGGAATTTTGTTTATCAACTGCTAAATTATATTCCCCAATATTACGTTTACCAAATTGTGCGAGTAGCTTATAACGGTTTTCCATTTCATCAACCACTTTTTGTAGTGATCGAGCTGCTTTACGTGGATCAGAAACCACGGGTGTCAAGAGATGTGGTATACCGTTATAAACAGATAGTTCAACTACCTTTGGATCAACCATCATTAACTTGACTTCGTTTGGTTTTGCTTTTAGTATCAGTGAAATGATGATTGCATTTAACCCAACTGATTTACCTGATCCTGTCGAACCAGCAATCAGCAAATGAGGCATGTCTGCTAGGTTAGCCATAATGATGTTACCAGTGACATCACGACCTAATGGCACATTAAGCAAGTGTTTATCATCTTTGGGTGCCTGTTCTACCATGTCTCGGAAGCTTACAGTTGCTTGCGTATCATTGGGTACTTCGATACCAACATATGGTTTACCAGGAATTGGCGCTTCAATACGTATTGACTTCGCTGCTAAAGCCAATGCCAAATCATCTGCTAAATTAGCAATGCGATTAACTTTTACACCTTGTCCTGGCTTCAGTTCATATTGTGTAACCGTTGGCCCAAGTGAAACACTTGTCACCTCAGCTTCAACACCAAAACTTAATAATGTATCATGAACCAATCGTGATTTTTCAGTTAAACTTTGAAATTCTTGTGTTTGATCAGTCGGTGCCACTTGCGTTAACAAATCAAATGTCGGTAACTTGTAATCTGGATTATCTGTTGCTGGGGTACCGGTTGCCAGTTCAACTGACTCCTCATCAGATGTTGTTGATGTCTCATCATTTGTTACTGGATTATCTATTTGCTTCTCAGGCAGATCAACAACTGGTTTATTTTCAGACGTTGGTCCTTGCCATTTGATTTCCGGTTCAACAAAATCAGCTACTTTAGGTGACACCTGTTCAGAATTTTGCCTACTTAGTTCCGACGCATCCGCATCCACTGTTTTATGAACACCAAGTGGATCATCCCCATAATCAGTAATATCTTTTTTAGGACGGTTATTTTTTTTGAATAGTGGTGGACGAGCTGGCATATTAGCACGTTGCTCCTGAACGTAGGCTACACCCTCTTGTGCTTTTTCAATACCTTTTTGTGTCAAATCACGAGCTGGAATACGGAAGAAAATAATAATGCCGCTGAATAACAAAACAATGGTCACAATCCATGTCCCAATATTTGACATTAAAGTAAATAATAAATGATACAGCGCTGCACCAATGACACCACCACCTACCGGTGTGTTAGCTGATTTATTAACAAAATCTTGACCAATAATACGCAGTACTTCTTGCGTGTAGCCTTGACCATTTTTCAATGTGTACGTAAAAAATAATAGTGATGACATAATGAGTAAAGAGGTAAACATCATCAATAAGCCGAACCAAAAATGTGTCGCGATTTTAGGCAATTTTTTAAATACAAAGTAATAAATAAGACCTGCTGTTAATGGTACTAAAAACCCAAGATACAAGTTACCGAAGAAAAAACGGAAAATATTCGCAATATATGAACCTAGTAAACCTAGCCTAAATATACCTAACACACCAAGGAGTGCGCTCGCTAAAATAGTAACATTTTTACTCACAATACTGCCTGTGCTTACTTTTCTTCGTGATCTTGTTGTACGTCGCTTTTGTGGTGCTTTTCGAGTTGCCAATTATTTTCACCTTTAAGATTAATTAATTCCTGATACTTCATTTTATCACGAAATTCAGGCAAACAGCTATGCCTTTCGATTTTACAAGCCGTTAATATAATATAAAAAGTCGCAACCGAAGTTGCGACTTGATATAGCTCGTGAGAGAATCGAACTCTCGATTCCGCCGTGAAAGGGCAGCGTCTTAGCCACTTGACCAACGAGCCATGGTCAGTGTAATTTCATTGCTGAAACAACTATACTAGAATACCAAGAAATAAAATAACTGTCAAGAACTATTTTAACTTATCTTGTTCATAAGTATGAATCGTATCCAACTTGGGAAACGCTTGTTGTCGCAAGGCTTCATACAAAACAATTGCTACCGTATTTGATAAATTCAATGATCGAATATGTGTATCATTTTGTGGAATACGAATGGCCTTTTCTGGATTTTGTCGCATAAACACTTCTGGAAGGCCTGTCGTCTCCTTACCAAACAAGAAATAATGATCTCCCTCAGTTTCACCATAGTTTGGTTGTGTATAATCCATATTCGCAAATTTTGATACTAAGTAAAGATGATCTTGTTCACCTAAAGTATCTAAAAAATCAGGTAAACTATCATGCTTAACTAACTGCACATGCTCCCAATAATCTAGTCCAGCGCGTTTAACATGCTTATCATCGAGATCAAACCCCAACGGCTCGATCAAGTGCAAAACAGCATTAGTTCCAGCAGTTGTACGTGCTATGTTACCAGTATTTGCCGGCATTAATGGTTCAAACAATACGATATGATTTGTCATCTTAACTCTTCTTCCACTTCTACTTCATCTTTATAAAAATCAGAATTGGCGCGCCACCAAGTAAATAATCGTGTCACAATAACTTTTGCAACAGCATACGTTGGTACAGCTAATATTACGCCAAGCACCCCAAAAATATGGCCGCTACTCAATAAAACAACAATGACAGTGACAGGATGAATAGACAAGGCTTCACCCAATATTTTTGGTGCAATTACATGCCCTTCTATAGGTTGCTCAATAGCCAAAACAATAATGGCTAATAATAGTAATTTTGGTCCCCCAGCTATTAAAGCAACTGTCCACACTGGCACTTGTGCTATGATTGAGCCGACATATGGTATCATGTTGAAAAAACCTGCCATCAAAGCGAGCAAAATACCATATGGCAAACCAATAATCGTAAACCCTATACTGAACATAATCGTCACTGCAAAAGCCACACCAAGCTGTCCACGAATATATTGCGCAATTTGTTTACTGATGTCACTCAATAACTCCTGAAGTGAGTGTTTTGCTTTTGGGGGAAATTTTTCAGCTATAAATCCTGAAAATTTATGACCATCCAATAACATATAATACAAAATAAACGGTGTCGCCACGGCCGTGATACCAACAGTTGTCAAAGTGGATGCAAATGAACTAATTCCTGCCACGCCACTAGTCAGGTACTTGCGACTCCAATCAATCATATTTTGATTAATATCAGTGTTTGTGTTATTTAAAAACTCACGAACAGGCGCAAATTGACTAGACTTAAACGTTTCATTAATGAAGCGTTGACTGGTATGCCAATATCCAGGCCAATTGTCTATAAAAGTGACCACTTGGCTACGAAGCACCAATACAACTAATGTAATAATACCACCTGCTGCTGCAAGTAGTAATATTAAAATTAATCCAATCGATAAATTACGAGGTAATCGTGTATACTTACTAATAAATTTAACAGCTGGGCTTAAAAGATAATACAGTACACCAGCAATCAAAATAGGTGCGCCAACGGCTGTAAATAGTGCACGAACGGGTTCTAAAATAAACCGTACCTGCCACCCAAGAAATAGAATGAGTAGCAAGAGCAAAATAACAAGTAGCCCGTTGAGTAGGTTATTTCCTGAAAACCAACGTCTATACCATAATTGTTCTTCTTTGTTTTTTAACACAAGTTCCTCCAAGTTATGAATTGTTTTAAATCATCTAACCATGTTCTAATCAATCAATATGAATGATACTGTTACCTTATATATTACCATATTTCAAACAACTGATGGCGTGAAAACACCGTTATATTGTCACGAAAGTAGTCAAATATGATAATATTAAATTATCTTATATTTTTAGAAAGAATACTTATGCCTACAACAGCCACAGCACATACTAATATTGCATTTATTAAATATTGGGGTAAAAAAGATGCGCGCTTAAATTTACCGACAACCAGTTCTTTATCCCTAACACTCTCACAATTTTATACAACAACAACAGTCACACAAAACACCGACAAAGATCAACTTGTTTTAAACGGTGAGCTAGCCGACCCTACTAGAATACATCATTTTTTAAATACAATACGTGATATCCTTGGTGATTTTCCTGCTGTGACAGTCACTTCAGAAAACCATGTGCCAACCAGTGCAGGTCTAGCCTCTTCGGCTTCATCTTTCGCTGCGCTAACAGGTGCAGTAACAAGAGAAATGGGATTTGATTTGTCTAATCAATCCTTATCTCGGTTAGCACGCCGTGGATCTGGTTCCGCCTCACGATCGTTTTACAGTCACTTTGCTATCTGGCATGCTGGTATGGATGATGCCTCATCTTTTGCTGAAAGTTTAAATGCCCCTGACATGCCGATTGCCCTTGTCGTTGCCGAAGTGTCCACTTCAGCAAAGAAAGTGAGCTCAAGTGATGGCATGCAACGTGCAATCACTTCACCAAACTACGATGATTGGCTCAACCGCAGCGCGACACAATTTATGGATATGCAGTCTGCCATTCAACAATCAGACATCGAAAAAATTGGTACGCTTGCTGAAGAAAACGCTTTAGCTATGCATGCGCTTAATCTCACTGCACGCCATAAACCATTCACCTATTTCACGCAAGAAACCCAACAAATACTTGCCCTAGTATCAGATTTACGACGACAAGGGATCCTAGCCTTCGCAACAATGGATGCTGGTCCAAACGTCAAAATTATAACGACTTTAAATGATGCACCAAAAATTGTTACAGCACTACATTCTGCTTTACCATATATCCATCTCGAAACTGCTACAAGCGGATCAGGTATTACCTATGACTAAAGTTAATATTCCAGGTAAACTCTTTTTGGCAGGTGAATATGCGATTACACATCCTGGCAATACTGCTATAATTGCTACAATAACAACTGGTTTAACCATTGAGATACAGGATGCCCAGAAGAACCTATCTGTTGCCAAGTCAAACACAATTACAAAGTATTGGCAGTTTCAAATGGGTGTCACAGAAGACCAATATACTGATGACTGGCGTTATGTCCGTGCAGCCATTAAACTACTTGATGACTATGTCACTAACCATCAGATCCATTCTCATCTAAATAATGTTAACATTACTATTTCAAGCCATTTAAATAGTAAATCTGGTAAAATCGGACTAGGCTCTTCGGCAGCAGTTGTTGTTGGCATCATTGAAGCTTTGGATAGACACTTCCATCTTCAATTACCAATCTTGACGCGATTTAAATTAGCTGGTTTAGCCCATTTGCATGTCCAAAAAAATGGCTCATTAGGTGATATTGCAGCAATTACTTACGGTGGTATCATTGCTTACCAAAGTCCAGATTTGTCCTTATTGCCACACATCAACCAGCAGTGGCTTAACCCAGACATTGTTGACATGGCTTGGCCGTCTCTAGACATTATCTCGTTGCCATGGCCCGTAAATTGGCAAATACTACTTGGTGCTACACATGAATCAGCAGACACCAAGGTAGCTATTTCACATACCCAATTAACACCTCAATTTTTATCTCAAAGCCAACAAATTGTTCAAGAATTAATTAACACGATTATTGACGTTAATTATCATAAATTGACCATCAAATTACGTGCTAATCAAACACTGCTTACCAATCAACTGCCTACAGGCTATGTCACACCAAAGCTCGCCTTTCTACTGACTACCTTAGGCGATACTGCTGGTAAAATTAGTGGTGCTGGCTTTGGTGACAATGGATTTGCTATCCTTAACAGTCATAATGACATTTTAGCGAATACTTGGAAATCTTACGGTATTGATGCACAAATTATCAGTATTTCACCACAGAAACGGGGCTAATAATGCAGGAATCTAAACAAGCTCATCGAAAAGATGAACATTTATCACTTGGTGTTAACCTCTGGCGTCAAAGAAAGCATGTACAAATCGGGGCAACCTTTGAAGATGTCAGATGGTTACCTGAAACATTCCCAGAAATGGCGGTGACAGATGTTGACGTGAGCACCACCCTTTTTAATCACCAGTTCAAATGGCCATTTTATATTGAAGCAATGA includes these proteins:
- the mvaD gene encoding diphosphomevalonate decarboxylase, which codes for MPTTATAHTNIAFIKYWGKKDARLNLPTTSSLSLTLSQFYTTTTVTQNTDKDQLVLNGELADPTRIHHFLNTIRDILGDFPAVTVTSENHVPTSAGLASSASSFAALTGAVTREMGFDLSNQSLSRLARRGSGSASRSFYSHFAIWHAGMDDASSFAESLNAPDMPIALVVAEVSTSAKKVSSSDGMQRAITSPNYDDWLNRSATQFMDMQSAIQQSDIEKIGTLAEENALAMHALNLTARHKPFTYFTQETQQILALVSDLRRQGILAFATMDAGPNVKIITTLNDAPKIVTALHSALPYIHLETATSGSGITYD
- a CDS encoding phosphomevalonate kinase, with translation MTKVNIPGKLFLAGEYAITHPGNTAIIATITTGLTIEIQDAQKNLSVAKSNTITKYWQFQMGVTEDQYTDDWRYVRAAIKLLDDYVTNHQIHSHLNNVNITISSHLNSKSGKIGLGSSAAVVVGIIEALDRHFHLQLPILTRFKLAGLAHLHVQKNGSLGDIAAITYGGIIAYQSPDLSLLPHINQQWLNPDIVDMAWPSLDIISLPWPVNWQILLGATHESADTKVAISHTQLTPQFLSQSQQIVQELINTIIDVNYHKLTIKLRANQTLLTNQLPTGYVTPKLAFLLTTLGDTAGKISGAGFGDNGFAILNSHNDILANTWKSYGIDAQIISISPQKRG
- a CDS encoding AI-2E family transporter, which codes for MLKNKEEQLWYRRWFSGNNLLNGLLVILLLLLILFLGWQVRFILEPVRALFTAVGAPILIAGVLYYLLSPAVKFISKYTRLPRNLSIGLILILLLAAAGGIITLVVLVLRSQVVTFIDNWPGYWHTSQRFINETFKSSQFAPVREFLNNTNTDINQNMIDWSRKYLTSGVAGISSFASTLTTVGITAVATPFILYYMLLDGHKFSGFIAEKFPPKAKHSLQELLSDISKQIAQYIRGQLGVAFAVTIMFSIGFTIIGLPYGILLALMAGFFNMIPYVGSIIAQVPVWTVALIAGGPKLLLLAIIVLAIEQPIEGHVIAPKILGEALSIHPVTVIVVLLSSGHIFGVLGVILAVPTYAVAKVIVTRLFTWWRANSDFYKDEVEVEEELR